One Thauera sp. K11 DNA window includes the following coding sequences:
- a CDS encoding YaeQ family protein → MALKATIYKAELQIADMDRGHYGDYNLTIARHPSETDERMMVRLLAFALFADPALAFGKGLCVDDEPDLWQRDLTGAIERWIDVGQPDEKWIRKACGRAGEVVVVSYGRAADIWWNGVRDRLGRQDKLSVLNLPPEAAPQLAQLTERGMRLQFTIQDGHVWVTNGRDTVQVEPQPLMARPVR, encoded by the coding sequence ATGGCACTGAAAGCCACCATCTACAAGGCCGAGCTGCAGATCGCCGACATGGATCGCGGCCACTACGGCGACTACAATCTGACGATCGCGCGCCATCCGTCGGAAACCGACGAGCGCATGATGGTGCGCCTGCTCGCCTTCGCGCTGTTCGCCGATCCCGCGCTGGCCTTTGGCAAGGGCCTGTGCGTCGATGACGAGCCCGACCTGTGGCAGCGCGACCTGACCGGCGCCATCGAGCGCTGGATCGACGTCGGCCAGCCCGACGAGAAATGGATACGCAAAGCCTGCGGCCGCGCCGGCGAGGTGGTGGTGGTCAGCTACGGCCGCGCGGCCGACATCTGGTGGAACGGCGTGCGCGACCGGCTCGGCCGCCAGGACAAGCTCTCCGTCCTCAACCTGCCGCCCGAGGCGGCGCCGCAACTGGCGCAACTCACCGAGCGCGGCATGCGCCTGCAGTTCACGATCCAGGACGGCCACGTCTGGGTCACGAACGGCCGCGACACGGTGCAGGTCGAACCTCAGCCGCTGATGGCGCGCCCAGTACGCTGA
- a CDS encoding acyl carrier protein phosphodiesterase, with translation MNFLAHAYLAGPLAADRIGGVIGDFVKGRLEPLPPGLDAELAAGVMLHRRIDSFAETHPAFRRSRARVSTERRRLGGIMVDLFYDHFLARRWSRFSPEPLAEFTAQTYRLIGLYRGPLPESFRPVFERMAAHDWLASYRDADNVARALDRMAEHRLRRPNPLAGAGEELLRGYAGFEADFLEFLPDARAYAESVRSARAGA, from the coding sequence ATGAATTTCCTCGCCCATGCCTACCTGGCTGGCCCGCTCGCCGCCGACCGCATCGGCGGCGTGATCGGCGACTTCGTCAAGGGCCGGCTGGAGCCGCTGCCGCCGGGGCTGGACGCCGAACTGGCGGCGGGTGTCATGCTGCATCGCCGCATCGACAGCTTTGCCGAGACGCATCCGGCCTTTCGCCGCAGCCGCGCCCGTGTGAGCACGGAGCGGCGGCGGCTGGGCGGGATCATGGTCGATCTGTTCTACGACCATTTCCTCGCGCGGCGCTGGAGCCGCTTCAGCCCCGAGCCGCTGGCCGAATTCACTGCCCAGACCTACCGCCTGATCGGGTTGTATCGCGGGCCGCTGCCGGAATCCTTCCGCCCGGTGTTCGAGCGCATGGCCGCGCACGACTGGCTGGCGAGCTATCGCGATGCGGACAACGTCGCCCGCGCGCTCGACCGCATGGCCGAACACCGCCTGCGCCGGCCCAATCCGCTGGCGGGGGCGGGCGAGGAGCTGCTGCGCGGCTACGCGGGCTTCGAGGCGGATTTCCTCGAATTCCTGCCCGACGCGCGAGCCTACGCCGAGTCGGTGCGCTCGGCGCGCGCGGGCGCCTGA
- a CDS encoding serine/threonine protein kinase: MTRRRTSSPPAAAEPAAAPAPFAVLTPDFVLDAIESVGLRPDGRQLALNSYENRVYQVGMEDGPMSVVKFYRPGRWRDAAILEEHAFTAELAEREVPVAAPLVIGGDTLHHHGGLRFALFPRLAGRAPELSDPATLERLGRYIARIHAVGATRPFAARPTLDIAGFGEDSRDWLLAHDFIPPDVLPAWRSSADQALDGVRRAYERAGPVRHLRLHGDCHLGNVMWQAEDRGGFAGPQFVDFDDARMGPAVQDLWMLLSGERHEMSRQLADVLAGYEDFMEFSPRELHLVEALRTLRLLHYSAWLARRWNDPAFPAAFPWFNTQRYWQDRVLELREQIALMDEPPLWPA, encoded by the coding sequence ATGACCCGCCGCCGCACGTCCTCGCCGCCGGCCGCCGCCGAGCCGGCCGCGGCGCCGGCGCCCTTCGCCGTGCTGACGCCCGATTTCGTGCTCGACGCGATCGAGAGCGTCGGGCTGCGCCCGGATGGCCGCCAACTGGCGCTCAACAGCTACGAGAACCGCGTCTACCAGGTGGGCATGGAAGATGGCCCGATGTCGGTGGTGAAGTTCTACCGCCCCGGACGCTGGCGCGACGCCGCGATACTCGAAGAGCACGCCTTCACCGCCGAGCTGGCCGAACGCGAAGTCCCCGTGGCCGCCCCGCTCGTCATCGGCGGCGACACGCTGCACCACCACGGCGGACTGCGCTTTGCGCTGTTTCCGCGGCTGGCCGGCCGCGCACCGGAGCTGTCCGATCCGGCCACGCTGGAGCGGCTGGGGCGCTACATCGCCCGCATCCATGCCGTCGGCGCCACGCGGCCCTTCGCTGCGCGGCCGACGCTGGACATCGCCGGCTTCGGCGAAGACTCGCGCGACTGGCTGCTGGCGCACGATTTCATCCCGCCCGACGTGCTGCCGGCGTGGCGCAGCAGTGCAGACCAGGCGCTGGACGGCGTCCGCCGCGCCTACGAGCGTGCCGGCCCGGTCCGCCACCTGCGCCTGCACGGCGACTGCCACCTGGGCAACGTGATGTGGCAGGCGGAGGATCGCGGCGGCTTCGCCGGGCCGCAGTTCGTGGACTTCGACGACGCGCGCATGGGGCCGGCCGTGCAGGACCTGTGGATGCTGCTGTCCGGCGAGCGCCACGAGATGTCGCGCCAGCTCGCCGACGTGCTCGCCGGCTACGAGGACTTCATGGAGTTTTCACCGCGCGAGCTGCACCTGGTGGAGGCCCTGCGCACCTTGCGCCTGCTCCACTATTCCGCATGGCTCGCCCGGCGCTGGAACGACCCGGCGTTTCCGGCTGCCTTCCCATGGTTCAACACCCAGCGCTACTGGCAGGACCGCGTGCTCGAGCTGCGCGAACAGATCGCGCTGATGGACGAGCCGCCGCTGTGGCCCGCCTGA
- a CDS encoding DEAD/DEAH box helicase, translating into MTESTIRFADLGLPEPILTALTEVGYETPSPIQAACIPELLAGRDLLGEAQTGTGKTAAFALPMLARLDLSDARPQVLVLTPTRELAIQVSEAFAKYAHHLKGFHVLPIYGGQSMVVQLRQLSRGAQVVVGTPGRIMDHLERGSLKLDALKSIVLDEADEMLRMGFIDDVEWILEHTPATRQTALFSATMPNAIRDVAHRHLREPREVKIRAATATVAKISQRYWLVRGVDKLDALTRILDAEESFDAAIVFVRTKIATEELADKLAARGYAAAALNGDMTQGLRERVIEQLKNGSLDIVIATDVAARGIDVPRVSHVINYDIPYDTEAYVHRIGRTGRAGREGAAILFVAPRETRMLKMIERATRQPITPIALPSSEEVSNLRVAQFKRLVVDTVGGQDLGFFMDVVNGLVEENEIDIHEVAAALAYLAQRDRPLQIEESGRGWELATTPTHNGGRPPRDEAFTTGIARERPQRPNRDEILQRRRAFADGALVRYRIEVGRNQGASPKEIVGAIANEGGIEGKYIGQIHLFNDFSTVELPANLPADLLDTLRRTRVRQMPLNIRPLTDAEATAMPERRRPSRDDEPRRGYGDEGRSPRSYGEAGRTGWVERGAGHARPGGYGKPGAPRRDERKPYPGTHEDRGGKAPFSTHKPRRHRGE; encoded by the coding sequence ATGACCGAATCCACCATCCGTTTCGCCGACCTCGGCCTGCCCGAGCCCATCCTCACCGCGCTCACCGAAGTCGGCTACGAGACGCCCTCGCCCATCCAGGCTGCCTGTATCCCGGAACTGCTCGCCGGCCGCGATCTTCTGGGAGAAGCCCAGACCGGCACCGGCAAGACCGCGGCCTTCGCCCTGCCGATGCTGGCGCGGCTCGACCTGTCCGACGCCCGTCCGCAGGTGCTGGTGCTGACGCCGACGCGCGAACTGGCGATCCAGGTGTCGGAAGCCTTCGCCAAGTATGCGCACCACCTGAAGGGCTTCCACGTGCTGCCGATCTACGGCGGGCAGAGCATGGTGGTGCAGTTGCGCCAGCTCTCGCGCGGCGCCCAGGTCGTGGTCGGCACGCCGGGCCGCATCATGGACCATCTCGAGCGCGGCAGCCTGAAGCTCGACGCGCTGAAGTCCATCGTGCTCGACGAGGCCGACGAAATGCTGCGCATGGGCTTCATCGACGACGTCGAATGGATCCTCGAGCACACGCCCGCCACGCGCCAGACCGCGCTGTTCTCGGCGACCATGCCGAACGCGATCCGCGACGTCGCCCACCGCCACCTGCGCGAACCCAGGGAGGTCAAGATCCGCGCCGCCACCGCCACCGTGGCCAAGATCAGCCAGCGCTACTGGCTGGTGCGCGGGGTGGACAAGCTCGACGCGCTGACGCGCATCCTGGACGCGGAGGAAAGCTTCGACGCCGCCATCGTCTTCGTCCGCACCAAGATCGCCACGGAGGAACTCGCCGACAAGCTGGCCGCGCGCGGCTACGCGGCCGCGGCGCTGAACGGCGACATGACGCAGGGCCTGCGCGAACGCGTGATCGAGCAATTGAAGAACGGCAGCCTCGACATCGTCATCGCCACCGACGTCGCCGCGCGCGGCATCGACGTGCCGCGCGTCTCCCACGTCATCAACTACGACATCCCCTACGACACCGAAGCCTACGTGCACCGTATCGGCCGCACCGGCCGTGCCGGCCGCGAAGGCGCTGCGATCCTGTTCGTCGCGCCGCGCGAGACGCGCATGCTGAAGATGATCGAGCGCGCCACCCGCCAGCCGATCACGCCGATCGCGCTACCCAGCAGCGAGGAAGTCTCCAACCTGCGCGTGGCGCAATTCAAGCGCCTGGTGGTGGACACGGTGGGCGGCCAGGACCTCGGCTTCTTCATGGATGTGGTCAATGGCCTCGTCGAGGAAAACGAGATCGACATCCACGAGGTCGCCGCCGCGCTGGCCTATCTCGCGCAGCGCGACCGCCCGCTGCAGATCGAGGAGAGCGGCCGCGGCTGGGAACTCGCCACCACGCCGACGCACAACGGCGGCCGTCCGCCGCGCGACGAAGCCTTCACCACCGGCATCGCCCGCGAGCGCCCGCAGCGCCCGAACCGCGACGAGATACTGCAGCGCCGCCGGGCCTTCGCCGACGGCGCGCTGGTGCGTTACCGCATCGAGGTCGGCCGCAACCAGGGCGCAAGCCCGAAGGAGATCGTCGGCGCCATCGCCAACGAGGGCGGCATCGAGGGCAAGTACATCGGCCAGATCCACCTGTTCAACGACTTCAGCACCGTCGAACTGCCTGCCAACCTGCCCGCCGACCTGCTCGACACGCTCAGGCGCACCCGGGTGCGGCAGATGCCGCTCAACATCCGCCCGCTGACCGATGCCGAGGCCACCGCCATGCCGGAGCGCCGCCGCCCGTCGCGCGACGACGAGCCGCGCCGCGGCTACGGCGACGAAGGCCGCAGTCCGCGTTCCTACGGCGAAGCGGGCAGGACGGGCTGGGTCGAGCGTGGCGCCGGCCACGCCAGGCCCGGCGGCTACGGCAAACCCGGAGCCCCGCGCCGCGACGAGCGCAAGCCCTATCCCGGCACGCATGAAGACCGCGGCGGCAAGGCGCCGTTCTCGACGCACAAGCCCAGGCGCCACCGGGGTGAATAA
- the cspE gene encoding transcription antiterminator/RNA stability regulator CspE yields MSTQTGTVKWFNDAKGFGFITPENGGEDLFAHFSEIQSKGFKSLAENQRVEFEVKTGPKGLQAANIRPL; encoded by the coding sequence ATGAGCACTCAAACCGGTACCGTCAAGTGGTTCAACGACGCCAAGGGCTTCGGCTTCATCACCCCGGAAAACGGCGGCGAAGACCTGTTCGCCCACTTCTCCGAGATCCAGAGCAAGGGTTTCAAGAGCCTGGCCGAAAACCAGCGCGTCGAATTCGAAGTCAAGACCGGCCCGAAGGGCCTGCAGGCGGCGAACATCCGCCCGCTGTAA